The proteins below are encoded in one region of Oreochromis niloticus isolate F11D_XX linkage group LG6, O_niloticus_UMD_NMBU, whole genome shotgun sequence:
- the LOC109202408 gene encoding C-type lectin domain family 12 member B — translation MTGPPHSGVKKISCRYTAVFLGLLCLFLLAGLLTLVFLCKSELDQEQTSYKELEDKLNQLKDSYNDLAKVREQLQQKLEITRTNKLPKDKCPLWVSFGPSCYYISSEVKTWEESRKDCQRRNSDLVIINSDEEQVRDNNKYLALISGKSTKMLGLERQCMSQTYCFRIMILLLLFWAEIHYEPRQKSLAWPD, via the exons GTGTGAAGAAGATTTCCTGTAGATATACTGCAGTGTTTCTGGGtctcctctgtcttttcctCCTTGCTGGACTCTTAACTCTGGTTTTCCTGT GCAAATCTGAGTTGGACCAGGAACAAACCAGTTACAAAGAGCTGGAAGACAAACTTAACCAGTTAAAAGACAGTTACAATGATCTGGCTAAAGTGCGAGAGCAGCTACAACAAAAACTTGAGATCACAAGGACAAATAAGCTTCCGA AGGACAAATGTCCTCTTTGGGTGAGTTTTGGTCCCAGCTGTTACTACATATCAAGTGAAGTGAAGACCTGGGAAGAGAGCAGAAAGGACTGCCAGAGGAGAAATTCTGACTTGGTGATAATCAACAGTGACGAGGAACAGGTGagagataataataaatacctgGCACTTATTAGTggtaaaagcacaaaaatgtTGGGCTTGGAACGACAATGCATGAGTCAAACATACTGCTTCAGGATTATGattcttttgcttttgttttgggCAGAAATTCATTATGAGCCTAGGCAAAAGAGTTTGGCTTGGCCTGACTGA